GTTGTCTAAATGATATGAAAACCACAATGCTGACAATGGTTCCTATGGGACAAATTCAATAAAAGCCTCTTCAGTGTCCTGTGCTAATGTAGTTATGTTTTCAGTGCTTCAGTTAGAGAAGCTGTCTGGGAGGTTGTTAGACTGAAAACTTTAGAGGAACTACTGAAGGCATAGAAAGACCGTACAAATATGTATTATAAGTACTGTACATGTCATATCTGTTCACAAATGACATTTATGTATTGAGCATTTGTTCCTTGTTCACTTCATACTAACCAACAAGGATTTTCTCTACCCAGTTACCACAACATACTTTGCACATATGTTCAGTGTCATTACAATGAAAATGCATTACGTCATCTTAAAGATATTGCATCAGTGCACAAGCTATGTTACTTTCACAcaaacttttagtttttttgttaacTGGATACCATTTTTTCCACCCTTCACCATATTTGCAGAGGCTTACAAAGGCTTGATTTTTATCACAGTGAGAGTTGCCCAGAGTACATAAATGAACTACTGCATTGTTCAGGTGCAGTGAAGCAGCCTTCTGTGAGGCTCACTTTGTAAAGTAATCTCACAGAGTGGCCTACAGACACACTGATACATCACAGATTTGACATTTGTACAGTGGGCACattgaaaaacaacataatatttatttaccttGACAGGAAGTGAGTAAGTCCTGAGTTATAAGAACTCTAATCGCTAACTAATAGCACTAATGGACACGTCTATGACAAGGCTGCACAAACAGGAAGAAGTAAGTACAGAGTGCGTTTGGACAAAAGAGGCTTGAGACATTGCCTGTGAGGCCTTTAATTAGGCAAAGTGTCCAGTTTGAAGAAGTCAAGATTTTATCAAAAGTTCAAAGTGGAAAAGCTCTGTGAACGACCCAGAGACACCACCAGCCTTTCCCACATACAGACCACAGTCCGTACCCCAAAAAGTCAGACGCTGCAAACTCAAAGTCAACACACCTAGTCATAGCAGGCAGGAAACACTGGGGCGTGGACAGGAAAAGAGGAGCCATTCTAGTGCGCGCTGGAATTTCCATTTGCACTTTACCACCTAAACTCACACTGGACAAACTTTATACAACACACAGGGTAAATGTAGGTGGAAAAAAGCAACCAGTGAATGTGAGGCATTAAAACGTCAGCTTGTTCAGggtttaaaaacaacactgtttaGGGCGTCCTTTTCTCAAATGTTCGTGTGTACTTGGGAGTCACAGTGCCCTGTTGTTTTGCTCAGGACACATAATGTCAGCCTTTAGTtcataaaatatgtatgttatgAATTGCAGCACTTTAAAGTTAATGCTCATCTTGCACACTAATGTGTTCATTAGTGTTAACAGTAAATGAATACTTTACGTTTATGAAAAGTATTAACTAAAGTTTGACTTTGTAATAATGGAGCCAATTAACATGTTGTTACACATAGTTAATGGCTGTAAAAGATTTACTAATGTATAAAGTTTATAAGCTTTTATGTCCCACACATCCACCTGAAGAATGCAGTGATGCATTGTATCACACAGTGTACTTATTCATTATACACAGATCATCAATAAAAGAATGATTTTTAAGTAGAAGGAAACAGTTTGGGGAACACTTATATACAGTACCAagtttctaccttattggtgGCTAAAAACCTTTggatgttgcttctcattcacacactcataccCCTATGGCAGAGCCTTTAAACGGTGGGCTCACCTGAGTCACCAGCAGGTATTTGGGgtttcagcgtcttgctcaacgacactttgacatgtgggaATGAAACCACCAGCTTTGGGTTTGCTGGATGACATTTGGCTCCGAAATAGAGAGTGTAACAACTGTGGGTTTGTTTAGGCCTGCTTGGGTATTTCAGTTTGTAttgtaaaattagttttaacTAATGCTACTGCtatattgaattgaataaattcaaaaagaaaaacaaagccttCTAAGTTGTGTGCACAACGTTATTCATGTAGTatagtttataaaaatatttccacttgtggtttttctaattttttgcattttttatattatgcaGTGATTAAGGATGGTGAAATTGATTTCAAGGTCCTcttcaaacaaaaaactatcACCCccttattgtttctttttttggaagtcctctctttttcttcattcCCATCAAGAGCCAGACCCCAGCGTAAGTTAATGAAATCTGTAATGTTTTACTACCCAAGTTCCTACCCCTCTAGACCAGGGGTCTGCAACACGTCGCTCGAATGTAGCTCGCCAAAGGGTTAACGCATGAAAACTTGATTAGTCAAATTTAATTGGTCACTCGCCGAATGAACTTACATGTATATCCAATCAAATTCAGAAGTGTCCCGTGTCCACACAGCAATTGAAATGAAAACCCATACCAGTAAGAGAatacaatagaaagaaatgcatacagacacactaaatgcaaaaacatttagtaaaatattttttgtgatgttttaaggcaaaatgaaaaagtagCTCTCGAAGTGAAAATGGTTGGAAACCCCTGCTCTAGACCAACCATGTAACAAATCGTTATGTTCATCCCAAGAGATAAAAAtagtttgctttattttaggACAGACATCTGTAATGCAGTAATGGATGTCAACAAGctcaaaacatgcaaaagcTTAAATTAAAGGTCTGAAAGGGGTGTCGATTACAAATCAAAACTAAATCTGACTCATCTCTGCAATATGTCATTAGCACATCAGAATACAATAGGTTTATGTTATGGTGACAACCGTAATCGTTTAATTAGTCTGTCAGTTTTCATGGtgtggttttaaaataactaactGTCAAAAACATGATGCACTGTAGTTTCTAgtaaattgttaaaaacaacaagaagtgTAATCAGTTTGATTTATATGCTTCTTCCTGAAGGCTTGTCACTTCCCTCAGCCGGAATGAGAGATTTCAAACAGAcgtaattcatttttttcagaataGCTAACAAAAGCTTTTGTTGCAAGCAGAGTCTTTTATGTAATTAAACGGATCTGATGATTAATGCAGAGTTATCATCACAGAACAAATGGGGTCATGCAAGGGAAACAAGGTGATATCTGATAACACAGAACTAGAATAGGCTGTCTGCACACCAACAcataaagtacaagtacctgcAGGTTGCAGTATCACACTTCCACAGTAAATTTCTCACCTCTCTTTCTCTTGGCATCCACTGAATTTTCCAACCTGCTTCACACTGCAGGAGCACAGCTAAAGCAAGGGTGGTGGAAACATTAGAGAAGTCTCCGTTTGCATCTGGTGAGATGCTCGTCATGTACCCAGACTGTGACATTCTGCCATCTGAATGTCAGTGTGAGATACAGGATGGATTTTCCACTGGCTGCTCTTTTCCACAAAGAGTTTAAATCAGATTCTAGGTTTGGAGTTTGTTCACATAATTCAATTTTTGTATCGCACAAACAGGGATAATCAACTTGTGTAATAAACATAGACTTGGGTACACATGTACCCGAATCTGTCACAGTTGCACAATGAAAGCTATTAgtttattatgtaaattattACAGTAAACACGTAGTAATTCAtatgaaatcaataaaaaatgcaatggcaaaaacataaaataaaagatgttaaAGTAGCTTATTTTTGTATCTACTGTTCATATTTTAACCATGCCCTTTTGGGGCATTCAAAGAAAGTACTGATGACAGTCTTTAGAGTGACAACATAAGTGGTCCAAGAACTGATCCCTGGGATATGCCACTAATCTATGTAGATAGGAGATAAAATAATCAACAAACGCAtgtttttagtatttagtatttcaTTTGCCAATATACATTTAGCCTGAGGAGCCAACTAACCTTAAGATGtctgtttgcagtttgcatgGATGCCAACATGTCATTAAAGAGATGGACACATGTCCCAGAGCACATGAGAGTTCTCCCCCCACTTAACTATCTACCCATGTGGAATGATTAAGAAATGTGCTTTATGGTGGACCGAGCAATGTCAATGAAGGAGCTAATGCAAATAATTCAAGAAGGAATGAATGGCAAGTGATGGTCAGTCCTGCTGTCATTGCAGCCACAGTAGCATAGACATCATTAGCCTCCAGCCAGTTACAATGATCATACTTCATATCCCATCAGTCCTTGAAGAAGTGGTTGCATTTCAAATTGTGCCAGTAGGGTCCCCAATGCAATGAGGGACTAATTAGATTTGCATGCTTACTAACAAGGATGTAATGTAAATTGACAGTGGAATAGTGTTACCGCTATTGTGCTTGTTATGTGCCACACTGGGTTCAGTGGCACATGTGCAGCAAGTGTGAATTATAAATACCAGAGttttctgaattaaacatgAACTTATGCTTGACTTGTCAAAGGGTGAATGATGTTGTTTAGATTTCGTTGCTGTTTTTAGCTCTCGTGATTCCATTTTTAGAACTACTGCTTTCACTGCAGCATGAagtaattcagaaaaaaacttCCAGAGGCTGTTTATGCCTTTGtgcacagcagcagacagagaaacagcTTAATGAATGTCTTGTAAATGGCTTTCGCCGAGTGCAGGCTGAAGCAGTGGATGGCAACAGCTCTGTGTAAATGGATGCAGAAGAGCAAGTTACATGatgttctgtttatttaatacaccaacatactgtatgtagcacAATTCAAAGACATAAAATGGGTAGATGTCATAAATTGCATACTGACAATATGGCTACAGATTAAATCTCAGCTTTGGAGATTATTTTAATGACCTGTAATCAGAAAGcaaatagttttcattttaacaagCACTTGATGCTTCGTGAATGACTGCATCTATTCTAACGATGACCAGGCACTAAACTTTGACACTGACATCAAATCAAATATTATCCAGGTGTTACTTGTACAGAACACTTCTACTCTCTTCTCTTTAAAGTGAACAGAGGAGCAGGGAGCCGTTACCctcaaatgaatgaattgaaGGTGCAACAAGAAATGAGTGATAATAGGGTTGATAGATTATTTATGATGTCAGACAGTGATGGTGACTGAGCTTTAGCACTAGTGCATTTTTTGGATTGAATCCAAAAGTTCAAGTCAAGGAGGGGTAATTTAAAGTTTGAATATTGCAATGGCATTTACAAAATCCCAGTTGGTTAAGTGTtcttaatttttcctttttcagatCTGACAtaccacgattgtgtgatgaaaactgtttttccagcaTCAAATAATCTACACATTCACTGCCATATGTGATGCACTTGGAATGACCTCTACTCCCTCTTCACCACAGGATCCACACGCTCTGACTTTTAACGTTCAACAGCGAGGGAGGatgaagatttattttttcttgaaaACTTCAGGAAATGAACTCAAATTCTGACCATTCTTGACCACCACATAATAAATAGTGCCTAAATCCTAAATTAAGTCATGTTCCTATTTAAAGAACATGACTGGAGAGGCAGCAgagatataataataaattgcatAGGACAGCAGCAAGATATGCTAAAGCAGAGTGTCTACAAATATAAACAAGTGAAAATATTCTCTTTCCAAATACTATGATGTCAGTTCAAAATGAAGCATAAGGTAATATGGTAATTGGTTGCATGTGTGATTCCACTGCCTTGGTTCCCACTGTCCAAAGTTTGACTCCAGACATTTAGTGCAGTTTCCTTTGGAAGCACTTCCAGGCACCAGCTTTAACCACGGTGAGTGATTGCTATTCTCGATTTGTCACTAAACTTGCATTTTCCCTTTACCACAGTCTAACAAGAATGCTGACTAGCAACACCTTAAGAATTCTAGAGATTCTTTAGACCCATCCATGCGAGAGTAtgctttttaatgtcttttattaCTAAAATTGTACTTAAGACATTTTAGGACTTTTTAAGGACCCATAGACACCGTTTAAAGGCTTGATACAGAATAAATacacgaccctgaactcacgggataagccggaaggaaagaaaaaaaaggtttcttgCATTGAATCTGGTCCTGACctcttttttacagtttgttatAGTGTCTGGCTCTGGTTCAAGAGGTCGACCTATGTGTAAACCCTCATCTGAGACATACAACTAAAGAGTCAAGCACAACTTCAAAGAAGGCAGCAAAACATGTGAAAAGTTCTAGTGCACCGATCACAGTCCATGTGATTGTGATCTGTCAATGTGATCTGTTCGTGTGATCTGTCATGAGCTTGACAtgctgctgtcccacttccctgtacatggcactcctctcatcatcttgggagacctgaacatccaccttGACAAACCTCAGGCAGCTGACGTGTTCTAAACACCTTTGACCACTTCCCTGACCCACAAAGCTGACAACAACCTGGACCTGATTCTCACCGGGGAACTGCCCCACAGACagcatcttggtcactcctctgcatttatcggatcatttcttcattcagccttcatccctagaccttcgcaTTCTCctaccacacttgtaacattccaccgtaacctcaggtctctcaacccagAGCAGTTCTCTTCCctggtctctgcaactctgcccccaccacaggacctctccatcctcgATACTAGTGCAGCCatggacagcctctgcaatagaCTTTCATTATGTCCAGATAGTCTCTGTCCCATGTCTTCTAGACCCGCTTGTACCTCAGCTTCTAATCTTTGGCTCACTGTCTGGATCTGTGAGCAaccaccacgctcaggagtgctgagaggtaGTGGTGCAAATCTCCATCTGCTCTTGCCGAGTATCAGAGACCAAAGTTCTTGTCTCCCCAGCAAGATGTTTGACTCAACACAACATCAGATCAACATTGGATCTCCAGTGACTGTCTCCACTAAGTCGTCCAGAAATCCGGGAGTCATCAttgacgaccaactgagctttaaggaccacgtCACCTTAGTCTCTAGACCATgaagatttgccctctacataATCAGAAAGATCAGCCTCTgcctcacggaatatacaacccaactcattgtgcatactgcaatgccctgttaTTGGGGTTACAGGTATGCACAATGAAACCCTTGCAGataatccaaaatgcggcagcacgTGTAATTTTTAATAAGCCAAGAAAgaactcatgtcacaccactcttcactGAACTCATgaactcatgtcacaccactcttcactGAACTCATgaactcatgtcacaccactcttcagatctctacactggcttcctgtagctgaccgcatcaggttcaaagctctgtcccTCAACCACAGggtgatcaactcaacagctcctgcttacttCAACTctctcattcaggtctacaatccctcccgtcTGCTGCGCTTTGCCAATCATCAACATCTGGGgatcccagcaccacacagaagacacgacaacaaaaaaacaaccccccccttcctttctgctctttcttgcacttgcatgtcAGGAAACATAAACACTTCTTaaataggactttgctttgatgttttcttcttgatttattttttttttgcagccttgtacctcacttgtaagttgctttggataaaagcatctgctaaatgaccaaatgtaaacgtaaatgtaaaaaagtttaattatgtAGTGAAATTCTGAAAATACTGGAAATagctttcatttgcattttttggtGAAAGAGGACTTCATTTGGCTGCTGCGGTAAAATCCCAGATGGCACGCAAATCTATTTACCTTTAACTGACAATATATCAATTGATTTTGATACGGACACATTTAGCTAATGACATTCTTATTGACAGCCTTGGTTAACTGGGAGAAAGTACAATGACCTCTGACAGAGACAATAGTGTGGAAAGCTTTCTTAGTTGTCATTGTGACCTGGATGAAAATCATCCGACTGGCTGAAAAGTCATCCACTTATTTATGTCTTACCTGTAGAACTGCAGTGGGCAGTTataataacaaatgtttttagataGAGATGTAGGGATCTGGCTAGTGATCATGGTTTGGAGAATGCTAGTAAAGCTCGAGTAGTTAAAAGGGCACACATATCTGTGCAGCAGGCAATATGCCATGAGATGTTAGCATGCTGGGCAGCCTTGTATCCTGTGGATAGTGGTGTGTAGACAAAGAGCGGGAGCCAATCAAAGAAAATATGCTCACAGTGATTTTTAAACATGGCTTCGGAGTCACACTGACACAACAAATAAGAAGGGTCCCCCACATTATAACATATCAGCTAAACTACTGTATGTATGGGAGTCCCAGACAAGGagctgcttttatccaaagaaagTTCTAGCAAAGACGCAAACCGTTCTTTCATACAAATAGATGAACCTTTGTGGCCTTTATACAAGCTTTGATCCAATCAGGGAATCCATAAGATGCAGTGGTGGTTAGCAGCCCACAGCAGCCTCGAGGGAAAGAGGTGGGGATTTATGGGCTGAAAGCAGCAGGGTAATCCATGCACAAGTCTCTCCCACCAGCactaaacattaaatatttatttctatgtAGGAAAGAGTCTGCACACTTCTAATACTCTGTGCAGGTAAAGTTGATTAATCTACTCTAATTGGTTTTGAAAGAAATAGACAAGAGAACTATGAGTAACATTTGTGTGCGGTATGTTGTTGTAGTAGAACTACTGCAAGATATCTTACACGCTCATAGGAACGTTTTCATCTCTGCTGGTACATTTACTAATacatcagtttattttaatatgctCGTTATTCAATGCAGGCTTGTAAATAAGTTAGATGTAGCAGCCCATGTAGCAGCAGAGATACCTGCTGAAGATTTGTGACTTGTAATTATCATTACTATGAAGACATAAAATTTACGAAGCCATAAAATTTATGGGTTCATAGTAatgataattacatttatggcataatgtttattttgaacaaatgtattattatattgaaaatcaaatgtaatatatttGTTCAGACAAACTAGAAGATGATGGAATTTGCAGTTTATGATTGtgatttaaatacagaaaaattaaGGTGAGAGGAAGTctgttccagtgtgtgtgtgtgtgtgtgtgtgtgtgattatctGCACGCATTTCTATTGCAAGCCCAAGCCTTTAATACAGTAAGAATACATTAACTGATGCAACACACATATTTTTAGGCAGTCATCAAAATACTGTATGATGACACAGTACATATCTCAGTAGTTTGCAGATTGTATTACttccagaaaaaaaagtaattgtaaACAGAGCTTTGAGCTCCATCTTGTGGTagcaaatattaaaagtattaCTGCATTGCTAATTTTTATGTACAGTGGATTGCTGGGTCAGTTAACTGGACTTACACATTTTTCTGATTTCCCTTTTCAAAATTCCTCACACAGTCAGCGTAGCTGTCCTCCTCGACGTAATGATGAAGTGAATTATTTGATGTAACTGCAGATAATGGCCAGGGATAGTGAGCCATGCACAAAGAGAATACATTCTTTCTAGAATATACATCATAAGATGTGATCAAGCCGCATGCATTCtgaatacataaaatacaattattaattttgtttagaaaaataGCATATTTCTTGGTGGTAAAAACAGttgttcaaaaaaaataaaataaaaaggcataACAGTGTTTTACCAGCTTAGAAATAAGctggtttattttttactgtggtGAAGGTAGATATAGATCAAAAGGAATTTGATGGGTTCCAATATCTGGTTTCCAACGAATAAATATTAAGGATAAAtgtcaaagaagaaaacaaaacagtgccGTAATAAAAAAGACTGTTTAATTgctttcataaaaaataaagccaacaaaaaaaaaacaaaggaagccCTCAGTGATGAAGAGATCTGTGGTCAATTCTGAATTAAGCCAAATTTCAGTGAATAAATCTGAATCAAAACAATGTTAAAGataaacagacagagacaatgttatacattttatttctattatcaaTGGACTCAATGCTGACTTCAAATTTAGGTGAAATGCAGTTTTGCACCGACTCCAACTTCAGGGGACTATCAACAACATAAAGAACTTGACAGTAAAGAAAACCAAGCAGGCCTCTTCATTGGGACGTATCCATTGAAGCTGTTTCTGTAAGTTAAAAACAGGTTAAATTTTTTTGcatagaaaaaacatattttttaataacatgcaaatctgtaaaacattttgttctgcaCGATGAGGATAATTACAAGTGTGCTCATACAGGGCAAGGGGAAAACTCACGTGTTTCATGGAAGAGGAAGGAATCTTGATATTCCTTCATATACTGAGAGGATCGGGCCTCATCAAGAAACAGAGAATAAACCCGTTTAATGTCTTCCACCTGTACCTCTGTTCCCTGATGAAGAGAAAATACacagatgacattaacactgaGGCTCCAGGAAGTCATGATACATTACAGCTACAGAAACAACATCTGCTTGTTCAGCGTGAACTTACCTTGCGTTTGCGACACACCAGTCCTGCTGTGCTGATCAGCTGGATGGCGTAGCGCAGTGACGTTTCCATGCCAATGCGGGTCAGGACAGTGTGAGCCTCTTCGCTCAGCtccacatcctcctcctcacacCTAAAATAATACCCATGCAGAGGTACCTCATATTACCTCCGGGAGGAGAGAAACAAAGTTTACAGATGAATCCTTGCAGCAGTTTCTCACCGGATTTTAAGGATCTGCCGCGTCTCCTTTTCAGTGTAAGGAGAAGTAGCGATAATGAGCAGGCGATCCAGCAGGTCGATGGGGATTCCATGAGGGCTTTGATAGTTTGTACCACGGATACTGCGAGAAAAAAGTGACACAAGTTTTAAGAATTTGAAATTTATCTAATTTAtcttagataaaaaaaaatcagaaaaaagacacagacacacagacacacaagcctCAAATGGGATAAAACAAAAGTCAGCAGTACCGAGTGATGCCTCTGTTGGTGGCCATAATGAGAACTGGGGACAGGTCACTCTCCAGAGCACGGTTCAGGAAAGAAAAGCACTCCATATCCAACATATGGACCTCATCAATAAATAACACCTGAAgccaattaaaaataaataaaggtcatTCAAGTACAATCGCacaagacaaatacaaacaaactcGCACACATATAGGTGCACCTACCCCTGGAATGATCTCTGCCTTGCCCTCTTCCCTCCACTCACACACTTTAGCATTTATTTGCTCGCGGACTTCAGATTTTATCTCTCCGGTGTCTCCAGAGAAGAGAGCGAGGAAGCCTTGTGTACGGCTGTTGATGACGTCAATCTCATGGAGGGACACCGTGTGGACCAcctcttttctcttctgcaGTTCTCCCTCTGGACACTGTACAAACTGtgtctgtaaagaaaaaaaaaattcagctacTATTCTGACAATATTTAACAATTATATGTAAAACTAGTGAACACTACAATTTTTAGAGATATTTCAATAGTGATCAATTTTAGGGCTTTCAGGTGCCGTCATTAGTGGAAAACTCTGCTGTTTGTGAGAATGCATTTCATTATGGCACACACCTGAGCTCCCATGGCATCATAGTCTCTGGCTCTTGTGAAGGAGCGACCCAACTTGCTGATCTTTCCTGTGGCTTTGTCAATAGTAATAACATctctgaaagaaaacagagaaatgtcatTTAGAGAAAATATGACTATCCAATATACCAGAGTGacaaaaaaactgtagaaaataaaaatgacagataATGGCTATAATccacaaagaagaaaatgacttaCCCAGCTTGAACCTTCTCTTTACTGAGACTGTCAATCATCTTGTTGCCCAAGTCATATATTGTCTCCATCTCAGTAGTCTTTAAAGTAAGCTTGCCCACCTTGGCACCCTAATAGACAGTAAAGTATGTTGCAAAAgaaagttatttaaataaaaaataccaacAGGTTGTTTATATGCTTATTCAATCTAATATATTTAAAGTAGGCATAAATAGGGTGTGGAAAACATATGGTTTTGATTGCATATGCAGCAAACAGGCTACCGTTCCAGTTGCTGGTCTATCAATCTGGATTTCAACCACCTCTCCTTCAATAATCTCTGTTTCCtctctgtaaataaaaaaaacacagtgaaaaccaATTAATTCTGAACaataaggttaaaaaaaaatacaacaattgtTTTTGCACACTCACTTGATCCTCACTCCGATGGCTTTTCTAAAAGCTTGGCTGAGTGCCTCAGTCTTGCTCATTTCTAGGGAGAAGATCTCACTACCAGCCAATGCTGTGAAGGGTGTATCAGGACCAAGAGACTGGGCAATGcctacataaaaagaaaaaaaaaataatatatatatatatatatatatatatatatatatatatatatatatatatatatatatatatatatatatatatatatatatatatatatatatatatatatatatatatatatatgcgcgCAGGGGGCAGGAATGTTATCTTTAGAAAATATAACCTAAACTAATTACACATCAATGAAAGGAAACAGGGGGGAGAATGATACGATTATTAAGTGTTCTGGGAAGATTCCAATGTGGCCCTTACCCATAGCAATGGCTGTCTTTCCTGTGCCAGGTTGGCCAGCAATCAGTACTGCCCTGCCAGCTATGTGGCCATCTTTGATCATCTCCAGAATGACCCCTGCTGCCCGACGGGAGGCCAGCTGGCCAACCATCCCCTGAGACACCTGCAGGTCAATCAAAAAAAGGTATTACTGAAGCTTAATTCAACAGGAATCGAGGCACAACAGCACATCATTCTGTGCTGAAATGCTATTTCTGCCTATAATCATATTCTGACAATTATTTGTTATACAGTGGAATTAGAATAAACAAGATGGCCTTATGGACATATACCCCAAACTCAGCCAAATACACCTCTTGAAATTGTCATATGgctaaaaaacatgaaaaaagactTACTTGTCTTGGCTCCAAGGCATCATCCAAACCAAGTCCACGGATGTGAGAATGTGCACCTAGACACAAAGTAACTTTTAGTTCTCAACATATATTAGAGCTGACCTATTTTAGGCCCCATTAATCAATTATAATTTGCATCAGTCAGGGTCCCAGTGGAAATGTGGAGTTACCAATTCTCTCAATCCGTGTAATGTCACGAACCTCTGGAACCTTTGTAGTTGCCATCTgaaataggtaaaaaaaacaacagacaacacAGCAATGTAAATAATGAATACTTCTTTTATCCCTTCCATTAGCTTTTTTTAGAATCTTTAAGTTGAAAACACATAAGGGATCAAAACTACTCCAGATTTACTGGTTTATGGTACTATACCTCTGTTTCATGCACAAGTTACCATATGTTCTAAATCCCATTAACAAGATTTGGCTTGTCTTTAGGAGTATCAGTCTACAGATAATAAAAGCCCTGCGTTGAGTAACACAAGcgttttttatttatctcagCTCGTAATATTGAATTAtagtttataatgttttttttttctttacagtcaACCAACTGCTTTACAATGACAAAGAAAGGAGCGATTTTTTTC
The Channa argus isolate prfri chromosome 24, Channa argus male v1.0, whole genome shotgun sequence genome window above contains:
- the ruvbl2 gene encoding ruvB-like 2, with amino-acid sequence MATTKVPEVRDITRIERIGAHSHIRGLGLDDALEPRQVSQGMVGQLASRRAAGVILEMIKDGHIAGRAVLIAGQPGTGKTAIAMGIAQSLGPDTPFTALAGSEIFSLEMSKTEALSQAFRKAIGVRIKEETEIIEGEVVEIQIDRPATGTGAKVGKLTLKTTEMETIYDLGNKMIDSLSKEKVQAGDVITIDKATGKISKLGRSFTRARDYDAMGAQTQFVQCPEGELQKRKEVVHTVSLHEIDVINSRTQGFLALFSGDTGEIKSEVREQINAKVCEWREEGKAEIIPGVLFIDEVHMLDMECFSFLNRALESDLSPVLIMATNRGITRIRGTNYQSPHGIPIDLLDRLLIIATSPYTEKETRQILKIRCEEEDVELSEEAHTVLTRIGMETSLRYAIQLISTAGLVCRKRKGTEVQVEDIKRVYSLFLDEARSSQYMKEYQDSFLFHETQTASMDTSQ